A stretch of Plectropomus leopardus isolate mb chromosome 24, YSFRI_Pleo_2.0, whole genome shotgun sequence DNA encodes these proteins:
- the LOC121962687 gene encoding insulin receptor substrate 2-like: protein MASPPATGGHLLSNGTNGVKKCGYLRKQKHGHRRFFVLREPIERCPARLEYYESEKKWRNKSAAKRVITLDSCLCVNKRADAKHKHLIALYTKDEYFAVAADNEQEQESWYTVLTDLIAEGKVYDSPASTSSLVGFEEASYGLISPAIAAYKEVWQVNLKSKGLGQIKNLTGVYRLCLSSRTISFVKLNSETAAVSLQLMNIRRCGHSDSFFFIEVGRSAVTGPGEFWMQVEDSVVAQNIHETILEAMKAMKELSEFRPRSKSQSASTNPISVPTRRNLNNLPPSQTGLVRRSRTDSMAATSPGRKFTSCRIRTASEGDGSVTRPVSMSISVSGSPTSPNSANHLIRSHTLSSGRTCRMLESASNLHHSRSMPVSNSPPGTSSPISMSPRGGAGVCTPDKARRPFSCSASISGSLSDTGFMLCDDYSSSPGELRYLPLTRSDTPDSLSSTPPSRDISDPCGYMIMEGANGSRSGGEGLAYDKAYRKRTHSLTTPRQQRVVAPLSSASLDEYTLMRMAHGHNSHSASPKVSYPEDYGDIEIGSSRSSSSNLADDGYMPMTPGVAAQSGKVDNYVPMSPMCVSAPKQIVNPRVHPQAAASGGYKTNSPCSSSLEDNGYMRMWCGSKSSMESPDRNGEYMNMSPGNPPPLQTPPDYYMGLLAGEAPPVRSAYQAGSLTLPAKLQASKTEESSQYVLMSPQSLRQRAGESDYYSVMQPSAAQTSPLSPSVPSPVRHNRAETLPYRGRLGRPNRLSLDTLRTLPSMNEHPLPGEPRSPGEYINIDFSGTRFSPPSTVSTESRSSSLGSSSGGPGRSSLTDYMNLELGSHSPKEADTPAERLDTLPELSMCSEEDRVYHLDGEKGSQGLGDEVKNDYTEMTFGMTSSPPQLVPQNTASSQSSRERRLSLEDQGVPETIGVFLLGATSSTLDPDCSAKVIRANPQGRRRHSSETFSSTATVTPVFPSFARGDAVKRHSSVENISSRSSEGSDEEYSGSPVNRQSSTAYPNGLNYIALNLLDKRDMEKCEDLAGFKPTSSCKGGINGLHSSPYVCLGFKEAATTAKD from the exons ATGGCAAGTCCTCCGGCGACGGGGGGACACCTGTTATCCAATGGGACGAACGGTGTGAAGAAGTGCGGATACCTGAGGAAGCAGAAACACGGACACAGGCGCTTCTTCGTGCTCCGGGAGCCCATCGAGCGCTGCCCTGCCCGGCTGGAGTATTATGAAAGCGAGAAGAAATGGAGGAACAAGTCCGCGGCGAAAAGGGTCATAACTTTGGACTCCTGTCTGTGCGTAAACAAACGCGCAGACGCCAAACACAAGCACCTCATCGCCCTCTACACCAAGGACGAGTACTTCGCTGTGGCTGCGGACAACgagcaggagcaggagagcTGGTACACGGTTTTGACTGATCTAATAGCCGAGGGGAAAGTGTACGACAGCCCAGCTTCCACCTCGTCTTTAGTGGGCTTTGAGGAAGCCAGCTACGGACTCATATCTCCTGCAATAGCTGCCTATAAGGAGGTATGGCAGGTCAACTTGAAATCCAAAGGCTTGGGTCAGATCAAGAACCTCACTGGAGTGTACAGACTGTGTTTGTCCAGCCGCACCATCAGCTTTGTCAAACTGAACTCAGAAACAGCTGCTGTCAGCTTACAGCTCATGAACATCAGGAGGTGTGGACACTCAGACAGCTTCTTTTTTATAGAGGTGGGTCGCTCAGCGGTCACCGGGCCTGGGGAGTTCTGGATGCAGGTGGAGGACTCTGTGGTGGCGCAGAACATCCACGAGACCATCCTCGAGGCCATGAAGGCCATGAAGGAGCTGTCAGAGTTCAGGCCGAGGAGCAAGAGCCAGTCAGCCAGCACTAACCCCATCTCTGTGCCCACACGACGCAACCTCAACAACCTCCCCCCCAGTCAGACCGGCCTGGTGAGGAGATCCAGGACTGATAGCATGGCAGCAACGTCCCCAGGGAGGAAGTTCACGTCCTGTCGGATAAGAACAGCGAGCGAGGGGGACGGAAGCGTGACCCGCCCTGTGTCCATGTCCATATCTGTGAGTGGGAGTCCCACCAGCCCGAACTCTGCGAACCACCTCATCAGGTCTCACACACTCAGCAGCGGGCGCACCTGCAGGATGCTGGAGTCCGCCTCCAACCTGCATCACAGCCGCTCCATGCCCGTATCCAACTCCCCACCTGGCACCTCCAGTCCCATCAGCATGTCCCCCAGAGGGGGGGCTGGTGTCTGCACTCCTGACAAAGCCAGGCGGCCTTTCAGCTGCAGCGCCTCCATCTCTGGCTCCCTCAGTGACACTGGCTTCATGCTGTGTGACGATTACAGCTCCAGCCCAGGGGAGCTCAGATACCTCCCCCTGACCCGCAGCGACACCCCTGACTCTCTGTCCAGCACGCCTCCATCCCGTGACATCAGCGACCCTTGTGGCTACATGATAATGGAGGGGGCGAATGGGAGCAGGTCTGGTGGCGAGGGGCTTGCGTATGACAAGGCTTACAGGAAGCGGACGCACTCCCTAACCACACCGCGTCAACAGAGAGTAGTGGCGCCGCtgtcctcagcctccctggatGAGTACACACTCATGAGGATGGCACATGGTCACAACTCCCACTCCGCCTCCCCCAAAGTGAGCTACCCTGAGGATTACGGCGACATCGAAATCGGTTCATCCAGGAGCTCCAGCAGCAACCTCGCCGATGATGGCTACATGCCAATGACGCCAGGTGTAGCTGCCCAGTCTGGCAAGGTAGACAACTACGTGCCCATGAGCCCCATGTGCGTCTCAGCGCCGAAGCAGATTGTGAACCCCAGGGTGCATCCTCAGGCGGCTGCCAGCGGCGGATACAAGACCAACTCCCCCTGCAGCAGCTCTCTGGAGGACAACGGCTACATGAGGATGTGGTGCGGCTCCAAATCCTCCATGGAAAGCCCGGACAGGAATGGCGAATACATGAACATGTCACCTGGAAACCCACCTCCACTCCAGACCCCCCCTGACTACTACATGGGCCTGCTGGCTGGTGAAGCTCCACCAGTGAGGTCAGCGTACCAGGCCGGCTCCCTCACGCTGCCTGCGAAACTTCAAGCCTCCAAGACTGAGGAGAGCAGCCAGTACGTGTTGATGAGCCCTCAGAGTTTGAGGCAGAGGGCGGGGGAGTCGGACTATTACTCTGTGATGCAGCCCAGTGCGGCTCAGACCTCACCGCTGAGCCCCTCCGTCCCATCTCCAGTCAGACACAACCGGGCGGAGACCCTCCCCTACAGAGGGAGGCTCGGCCGACCAAACAGGCTCTCCCTGGACACCCTGAGGACCCTGCCCAGCATGAATGAGCACCCCCTCCCCGGAGAACCCAGAAGCCCCGGGGAATACATCAACATTGACTTCAGCGGCACCAGATTCTCCCCACCCTCCACTGTATCCACAGAGAGCCGGTCCTCATCACTGGGCTCCAGCAGCGGGGGCCCTGGGAGGTCCTCTCTGACAGACTACATGAACTTAGAGCTGGGCTCGCACTCGCCAAAGGAGGCTGACACTCCCGCTGAGCGCTTGGACACACTCCCAGAGTTATCCATGTGctcagaggaggacagagtgtACCATCTGGACGGTGAGAAAGGGTCTCAGGGCCTCGGTGATGAGGTGAAAAATGACTACACTGAGATGACGTTTGGGATGACCAGCTCGCCCCCACAGCTTGTTCCTCAAAACACTGCAAG CAGCCAGAGCAGCAGGGAGAGGAGACTCTCTTTGGAGGACCAGGGAGTCCCAGAAACCATTGGGGTCTTCCTGCTCGGAGCCACATCCTCCACACTTGACCCCGACTGCTCCGCCAAGGTGATCCGCGCCAATCCGCAGGGACGTCGGCGCCACAGCTCTGAGACCTTCTCCTCCACTGCCACTGTGACGCCGGTCTTCCCCTCCTTCGCCCGGGGGGACGCTGTAAAGAGGCACAGCTCGGTGGAGAACATCTCATCCCGGAGCAGCGAGGGCTCAGACGAGGAGTACAGCGGCAGCCCCGTGAACCGGCAGAGCTCGACCGCCTACCCCAACGGTCTGAACTACATTGCCTTGAACCTGCTGGACAAAAGGGACATGGAGAAATGCGAGGACCTGGCTGGCTTCAAACCCACCAGCAGCTGCAAAGGGGGTATCAATGGATTACACAGCTCACCATATGTCTGTTTGGGATTCAAGGAGGCTGCAACCACTGCCAAAG ACTGA